From a single Planctellipticum variicoloris genomic region:
- the hpt gene encoding hypoxanthine phosphoribosyltransferase has protein sequence MKQLLSADQISRRVAELGTQLAADYRGRPLTVVGVLSGSVVFLADLIRCIDVPHQIGFVEASSYRGRTTTGSELTVSVDRLPDLTGRDVLLIDDILDTGRTLASLKALLAARHPASLRTAVLLWKDGTQQVDFMADYHAFRIPNAFVVGYGLDYNNDYRHRPDIVILEPQDLPSIGLRPSRPD, from the coding sequence ATGAAACAGCTTCTGTCCGCAGACCAGATCTCCCGCCGCGTGGCCGAACTGGGGACTCAGCTCGCCGCCGATTACCGCGGCCGTCCCTTGACCGTGGTCGGCGTCTTGAGCGGAAGCGTCGTTTTTCTCGCGGACCTGATCCGCTGCATCGACGTGCCCCATCAGATCGGCTTTGTGGAGGCTTCCAGCTATCGCGGCCGGACGACTACTGGATCGGAATTGACCGTTTCCGTCGACCGCTTGCCTGATCTTACTGGTCGCGACGTCCTGCTGATTGACGACATTCTCGACACGGGGCGGACGCTGGCGTCGCTGAAGGCGCTTCTGGCAGCCCGCCATCCCGCCTCCTTAAGGACGGCGGTCCTGCTCTGGAAGGACGGGACGCAACAGGTCGACTTTATGGCGGACTATCATGCCTTCCGCATTCCGAACGCCTTTGTCGTTGGCTATGGCCTGGATTACAACAACGACTATCGCCATCGCCCGGACATCGTCATTCTTGAGCCGCAGGATCTGCCATCAATTGGCCTTCGTCCTTCCCGTCCCGATTGA
- a CDS encoding Rieske (2Fe-2S) protein — translation MAEFEAVAAVDEIPEGQGRAFTVNGRRVAVFRREGVFYAINDACPHMGASLAEGHLEGTAVMCPWHAWSFCVTDGVWLDNPKSKIRTDSYQVRVLNDRIEVCVPEPPARG, via the coding sequence ATGGCAGAGTTTGAAGCGGTCGCGGCGGTCGACGAGATTCCCGAAGGTCAGGGGCGCGCGTTTACGGTCAACGGCCGGCGCGTGGCGGTCTTTCGTCGGGAAGGAGTGTTCTACGCAATCAACGACGCCTGTCCTCACATGGGCGCCTCGCTGGCGGAGGGGCATCTGGAAGGCACTGCGGTGATGTGCCCCTGGCACGCCTGGAGCTTTTGCGTGACGGATGGCGTCTGGCTGGACAATCCGAAAAGCAAGATCCGAACCGACAGTTATCAAGTTCGCGTGCTGAACGATCGGATCGAGGTCTGCGTTCCCGAGCCGCCAGCGCGCGGCTGA
- a CDS encoding pyruvate carboxyltransferase → MAWGRGVMRRIGQVVKPLVIRHHRHSGAVLFSDTTLRDGEQMPGATLEPDDKLRIALALEELGVHSLDAGFPASSEQDAAAIRKMVGVVKRPVLTALCRTVRSDIDAAEAALDGQPKHKRGVSLFVGTSPLHRQYKLQKSEAEILSLIAESVGYAASRFDIVAFSPEDASRTELPFLCRCYQTAIEAGATTIGFPDTVGCLTPEKARDSLRAIQDGVPAIERALVAVHFHNDLGLAVANTLACIAEGAHVVQCTINGIGERAGNASLEEVAMALKLHPDQYGRTMRIDTTKLVPLCRLVAELTGCPLPLNKPVAGETVFATEAGIHQDGLLKHPDTYLPFRPELVGGGPIRLILGRHSGRRAVAHRLEQLGLSADEVSVGHILDQLKLAPKGTLVDDATVQSWSRSRKSA, encoded by the coding sequence ATGGCGTGGGGCCGGGGCGTGATGCGGCGGATCGGGCAGGTGGTGAAGCCGCTGGTGATTCGTCACCATCGCCACTCGGGGGCGGTGCTGTTCAGCGATACGACGCTCCGCGACGGCGAACAGATGCCGGGCGCCACGCTGGAACCGGACGACAAACTGCGCATCGCCCTGGCTCTTGAAGAGCTGGGCGTCCACTCGCTCGATGCAGGATTTCCCGCGTCGAGCGAACAGGACGCCGCGGCCATCCGCAAGATGGTCGGCGTTGTCAAACGCCCGGTGCTGACCGCACTGTGCCGCACGGTCCGGAGCGATATCGACGCTGCGGAAGCCGCCCTCGATGGCCAGCCGAAGCACAAGCGAGGAGTCAGTCTCTTCGTCGGCACAAGCCCCCTGCACCGGCAGTACAAGCTGCAGAAGTCCGAAGCGGAAATTCTTTCATTGATCGCCGAGTCCGTCGGCTATGCCGCTTCCCGATTTGACATCGTGGCCTTCTCGCCCGAAGACGCGAGCCGGACCGAGCTGCCCTTCCTGTGTCGGTGCTATCAGACGGCGATTGAAGCCGGGGCGACGACGATTGGTTTTCCGGATACCGTCGGCTGCCTCACTCCCGAAAAGGCCCGCGATTCCCTCCGCGCAATTCAAGATGGCGTCCCCGCCATCGAGCGGGCTCTGGTCGCAGTCCACTTCCACAACGACCTGGGCCTGGCGGTGGCCAATACTCTGGCCTGCATCGCGGAAGGGGCTCATGTGGTGCAGTGCACCATCAACGGCATCGGCGAGCGGGCGGGGAACGCGTCTCTCGAAGAAGTCGCCATGGCCCTCAAGCTGCATCCCGACCAGTACGGACGGACGATGCGGATCGACACCACGAAGCTCGTCCCGCTCTGCCGGCTCGTAGCGGAGCTGACGGGCTGCCCGCTCCCGCTCAACAAGCCGGTCGCCGGCGAAACCGTTTTTGCAACCGAAGCGGGGATTCATCAGGACGGGTTGCTCAAACACCCGGACACGTATCTCCCGTTTCGTCCCGAGCTCGTCGGCGGCGGTCCGATCCGGCTGATTCTCGGTCGCCACAGCGGCCGCCGCGCGGTCGCCCACCGGCTGGAACAGCTCGGCCTTTCTGCCGATGAGGTCTCGGTCGGCCATATCCTCGACCAGCTCAAGCTGGCCCCGAAGGGGACGCTCGTCGATGATGCGACAGTGCAAAGCTGGTCCCGCTCGCGCAAGTCCGCCTGA
- a CDS encoding sensor histidine kinase, with protein sequence MLTTLELLAAGLGLTVDTVLAVALMERRNRAALHSWMVTFAAGAWFWHGGNAGYFWSTGFATASPGLRWLSMLSMLIGLLLMPCSLLHAVLRLSQTGWTGQTAPVGWRWFLYLPVALAAPIAGSLQGADAGSFLEQVEPWMVPYLAAITIINAASAAVVWRIGRRTPLPGAPRFFAGLSLLIGSVTVALNVSMFVVMRMPGDSYHAWIAVIILLPVLPSLWFAYAVIRFGFFPLVVERSLIYGGLLAVAVMLHQSIVRRVEASWQQRVGIDLALAELVLVLAVVLGYAPIRRRVREALRYLLGPGVVFFRERLQRASVDLAARSGESPLQLAAWMRDAVQSLFPRQDVQVLLRDEVRQRRWEASSRELLSPERAAGLCDRLREAGLRLTYADQAPTRGDAELLLEQRVVLAVRGEYQTIEGLILIGGQAARSGWGDEELGGLLLLTEQWAGAVSNSLLQSDRQSAERRAWQNEKLSALGLLAGSIAHEIKNPLSSMKTLTAVALEESDPGSDHAATLRLVLQEIDRLAGTTSQLLSFVRPSGAAVADAAEAARQTVQVAGHLARQRQVLLSLEVPESPLRTIAPGEALRSILLNLTLNALEACPPSGRVTVRCRGAGSHVVLEVIDTGPGLAPEVQDHLFDAFQTTKAQGTGLGLYSVACTVRDLEGSVECESSPGAGATFRVRLPRNDQESAT encoded by the coding sequence ATGCTCACGACGCTCGAACTTCTGGCTGCCGGTCTCGGACTGACTGTCGACACCGTCCTGGCGGTGGCGCTGATGGAGCGCCGCAACCGGGCCGCTCTGCATAGCTGGATGGTCACTTTTGCGGCAGGCGCCTGGTTCTGGCATGGCGGCAACGCAGGCTACTTCTGGTCGACCGGATTTGCCACGGCGTCTCCGGGGCTGCGCTGGCTGTCGATGCTGTCCATGCTGATTGGACTGCTGTTGATGCCCTGCAGCCTGCTGCATGCCGTGTTGCGGTTGTCGCAGACCGGCTGGACCGGGCAAACCGCCCCCGTCGGGTGGCGCTGGTTCTTGTATCTCCCGGTGGCGCTGGCCGCGCCGATCGCGGGGTCGCTGCAGGGTGCGGACGCCGGATCGTTTCTCGAACAGGTCGAGCCGTGGATGGTTCCGTACCTGGCGGCGATTACCATCATCAATGCGGCTTCAGCCGCCGTCGTATGGCGGATCGGACGCCGGACGCCGCTGCCTGGAGCCCCCAGGTTTTTTGCCGGGTTGTCTCTGCTGATCGGCTCCGTCACGGTCGCGCTGAACGTCTCGATGTTCGTCGTCATGCGGATGCCCGGCGACTCGTACCATGCCTGGATCGCAGTCATCATTCTCCTGCCGGTGCTGCCGAGCCTGTGGTTTGCGTATGCCGTGATCCGTTTCGGATTCTTTCCTCTGGTGGTCGAACGGAGTCTCATTTACGGAGGACTGCTCGCCGTCGCGGTCATGCTGCACCAGTCGATTGTCCGCCGTGTGGAGGCATCCTGGCAGCAGCGGGTCGGAATTGATCTGGCGCTGGCGGAACTGGTGCTCGTGCTGGCAGTCGTCCTGGGCTACGCTCCGATTCGTCGACGGGTTCGCGAGGCCCTTCGATACCTCCTGGGGCCGGGAGTCGTCTTCTTTCGGGAACGGTTGCAGCGGGCTTCAGTTGATCTGGCGGCCCGCAGCGGCGAGTCGCCGCTGCAGCTCGCTGCGTGGATGCGCGACGCCGTGCAGAGCCTGTTCCCGCGGCAGGATGTGCAGGTGCTGCTTCGGGACGAAGTCCGGCAGCGCCGCTGGGAAGCGAGTTCTCGTGAGTTGTTGAGCCCCGAGCGGGCGGCGGGGCTGTGCGATCGCCTTCGCGAAGCGGGGCTCCGGTTGACTTATGCCGACCAGGCCCCGACTCGCGGCGATGCGGAGCTCCTGCTCGAACAGCGGGTGGTGCTCGCCGTTCGTGGCGAATATCAGACGATCGAAGGACTGATACTGATCGGCGGACAGGCGGCCCGGTCGGGTTGGGGGGATGAGGAACTGGGAGGATTGCTGCTGTTGACCGAACAATGGGCCGGCGCCGTTTCCAACAGCCTGCTGCAGTCTGACCGACAATCGGCGGAACGGCGGGCCTGGCAGAATGAGAAGCTGTCCGCACTCGGCCTGCTCGCGGGCTCGATCGCTCATGAAATCAAGAACCCGCTCTCCTCCATGAAGACCCTGACGGCTGTCGCCCTGGAGGAGTCGGACCCGGGATCAGACCATGCCGCCACGCTACGACTCGTGCTGCAGGAGATTGACCGCCTGGCCGGTACGACGAGCCAGTTGCTCAGCTTCGTCCGGCCGTCCGGCGCCGCCGTCGCCGACGCTGCGGAGGCCGCCAGGCAGACCGTCCAGGTGGCGGGGCATCTGGCCCGACAGCGCCAGGTCCTGCTGTCGCTGGAAGTCCCGGAGTCTCCCTTGCGCACCATTGCTCCCGGCGAAGCGCTCCGTTCCATCCTGCTCAACCTGACGTTGAACGCCCTCGAAGCCTGCCCGCCGTCCGGCCGCGTTACAGTCCGGTGCCGGGGCGCGGGCAGCCATGTGGTGCTGGAAGTGATCGACACCGGTCCGGGACTGGCGCCCGAGGTGCAGGACCATCTGTTCGACGCATTTCAGACGACCAAAGCCCAGGGGACCGGGCTGGGGCTGTACTCTGTGGCTTGCACTGTGCGGGATCTGGAGGGTTCGGTGGAGTGCGAGAGTTCGCCGGGGGCCGGTGCGACGTTTCGAGTTCGCCTTCCTCGCAATGACCAGGAATCTGCGACGTGA
- a CDS encoding sigma-54-dependent transcriptional regulator, whose amino-acid sequence MTDLMLLIVDDEAPARHGMVRALRREGWTIAEAENGRVAVELIRTRRPDLVFLDLNMPELDGLGVLRELGPATQTTEIVVLTANDRVSAAVECVRLGAADFLTKPFELEQLRAAVERVQRRRLLERRVSSLQAEVEASSGSSPLLGVSRAMRELRELVHRAAAAPVDLLIRGETGAGKELVARELHRHSPRGAGPFVAVNTAALPESLLESELFGHVKGAFTGAERDREGVFRRAQGGTLFLDEIGDLPLAAQAKLLRALQERQITPVGSERPIAVDVRVVSATHQPLEELIADGRFRQDLYYRLRGFEIPLAPLRARREDILVLATHFAEQAAGVAGRAAPEFGRDAIDALLTHDWPGNVRELEHALRAAVSMLTGEVLHARDLGLALPRAPVGDDLFAPYLALPFAEAKTQLVEAFERAMVTRALEASQGNLSAAARALGMHRQSLQQKLDQLGLKPER is encoded by the coding sequence GTGACGGACCTGATGCTGCTGATTGTCGACGACGAGGCACCTGCCCGGCATGGAATGGTTCGCGCTTTGCGCCGTGAGGGCTGGACGATCGCCGAGGCCGAGAACGGTCGAGTGGCTGTGGAGCTGATCCGCACCCGACGGCCGGACCTGGTGTTTCTCGATCTGAACATGCCGGAACTGGACGGACTCGGGGTATTGCGGGAGCTCGGTCCGGCGACGCAGACCACGGAGATCGTTGTCCTGACGGCGAACGATCGCGTCAGCGCGGCCGTGGAGTGCGTCCGGCTGGGGGCGGCCGATTTTCTGACGAAGCCGTTCGAACTCGAACAGTTGCGTGCGGCGGTGGAACGTGTTCAACGACGGCGGCTGCTGGAGCGGCGGGTCTCGTCGCTCCAGGCCGAGGTTGAGGCCAGCAGCGGATCGAGTCCGCTGCTGGGAGTCAGTCGGGCGATGCGTGAATTGCGCGAGCTGGTCCATCGGGCCGCCGCAGCGCCGGTCGATCTGCTGATTCGTGGCGAGACCGGGGCGGGTAAGGAACTGGTGGCCCGCGAGCTGCACCGGCACAGTCCGCGCGGCGCCGGGCCGTTCGTGGCGGTCAATACCGCAGCACTGCCGGAGTCGCTGCTGGAAAGCGAACTGTTCGGCCATGTGAAAGGTGCGTTCACCGGAGCGGAGCGCGACCGCGAAGGGGTCTTTCGTCGGGCGCAGGGGGGGACGTTGTTCCTGGATGAGATCGGTGACCTGCCGCTGGCCGCCCAGGCCAAGCTGCTCCGCGCGCTGCAGGAGCGACAGATCACGCCCGTAGGATCCGAACGTCCGATCGCCGTCGACGTCCGCGTCGTCAGTGCAACACATCAGCCCCTGGAAGAATTGATCGCAGACGGCCGGTTCCGGCAAGATCTGTACTACCGGCTGCGCGGCTTTGAAATCCCGCTGGCGCCGCTGCGTGCTCGCCGGGAAGACATTCTGGTTCTGGCCACGCATTTTGCGGAGCAGGCGGCGGGGGTCGCCGGTCGCGCGGCCCCCGAGTTCGGGCGCGACGCGATCGACGCCCTTCTGACCCACGACTGGCCCGGCAATGTCCGGGAACTGGAACACGCGCTGCGGGCGGCCGTTTCGATGCTGACCGGCGAAGTGCTGCATGCGCGCGACCTGGGACTGGCGCTGCCGAGGGCGCCTGTGGGAGACGATCTTTTCGCTCCTTACCTGGCGCTGCCGTTCGCGGAGGCCAAAACTCAGCTCGTCGAGGCGTTTGAGCGGGCGATGGTGACGCGGGCGCTGGAAGCGAGCCAGGGGAATCTGAGTGCGGCCGCCCGCGCCCTGGGAATGCATCGTCAAAGTCTGCAGCAGAAGCTCGACCAGCTCGGGCTGAAGCCGGAGCGATAG